The sequence TCCGCTGGCGAAACTTTTTCTCAACCTGCCGGTTAAAACCTTTACCGGCGAGGGCTATTTCATCGGAATCAGCAGCTTTAGAGATATCGCCGGCATGGGGTTTGAGTACAATCTCTTTAGTGGTCATGGCGGAGCTGTGCAGCCATCCCTGATTCCCTCTTGCATCGACCTTAAGCCAGGAATCTTTGGTTTCCAGAACAGCTAAGCGGTCACCATAATGGACAGTTGATATGATTTTTCCGAGAAAAGAAGGACTCTTTCGCAGTTGACTGCTTCGTACTTGAACACTTTGACTTGTCGTCATAAAATCCTCTCCCTTATACGTAGAAATGTAATGAAGTTATTTCTATTTGTATCATGTTCTGTATTGGAGAGCAAAAAACAACAGGAAAAAAAGTTTGGGTGGGGGAGGGAAGTGTTGTCAGGCCGTACTGTGAGCTGCTTATTTCTTCACTACTCACAGGCAGTGGAGAAATAAGCAGTATTGAAGCTTTGCTATCAGGGATTTTTATGATTTTGTCTTTTCATTAGTTTTCTCTTCTTCCTGCTGTTGTAACAGAGCAGCCGCTGCTCCTGCTTCAAGAATTTTTTTGTTTTCTTCCGTGATGTTTGCTGTTTCAGGTAGTTCAACAATAACTTTTCGATGGGCATAATGGATGCCCTTGGCGGCAAGTGCCTCGGAAATTCTGCGGTAGGCCTCTCTCTGAATGACAAATTGAGTTCCTGGCTGTGCCTTGAACTTAACCCTTATAATCATGACAGAGCCCGTGATCTCTCTTACACCTGCAGATTTGACAGGTTGAATAAAGTCATCTTTGAATTCGTCATCGGCGAGCATTGCCTGGCCAACTTTCTTGATGATCTTACGAATCTGGTCGATATCTGCATCGTAGGAAAATTCAAGATTAAATTTAACAATTATACCACCGCGCATAAAGTTGGTGATGGAACCGAGTTCGCTGTGAGGGACGATTTGAAGCATGCCCCGGTGGTGGCGAAGCATGACATTACGAAGGCTTATGGATTCGACGGCTCCTGAGACTGAACCCGCCTGAATATACTCTCCGACGCGGAAAGCATCGTCGAGGAGATAGAAAAAGCCTGAGAAAACATCACTTACCATCTTTTGAGCACCAAAACCAATGGCAAGGCCAACAACCCCTGCGCCGGCAAGCAGTGGCCCAATATCAACACCCATTGAAGAAAGGATTACCAGTGTTACCATCACCAGTAAGGTGGATGCGATAAACTTACGGAGCATGGGAAGCAGGGTAAAACTTCTCCCCCTGGTGGCAGCACCACCCCATTCATCATCATTTTCTTCCTTTTCTTCGTCAACTGGCATGGTTTCAAGGATCTTTTTCTCTATATAGCTGGAGGAAAATTTCCACACGGTTAAACCCAGGGCAACAGCTATGAGCGACTGAAATACTGCTTTGGTGATATTGGTGGCATAGGGGATATACACATTCCATAAGCTCAGTGTCCAGACCAGCAGTGTTACCAGAATTGAAAGGCTCATAAAGCGGGATGTTGTAACATAGAGTTTACGTTCCTTTTCCTTTGCAACAAGGATACTTGCCTGTATTTCTCTGCTGGCAGAGTCTTCGTCCTCATGATTATACATTCGCAGGGTGTTGATGGAAACCCGGACAATCCATTGGCCAAGACCATTAAAAATAACAAAGAGTGGAAGGATTGTCAGGCTCATAAGAAATGCAGAATTACCACGTTGCACACCTGTGAGCTGGTCTCCAAGCATAATGATCCAGATAATAAGGACATAGAGAATAGTGGGGACGTGCCAGAACTGGGCAAACTGCTCAACCACCCAGTTCCGTGTCCCGTTCTGGTCGCTTTTATCAAGGATACGATTTGCAACATAGTGACGACTGCGCATAATCATAAGCACAATGACGAAAACAAGAAAAGTTGCGATAATCATGGCCGTTGATTGCACAGCTGTTTTACTGAGTCCCAGTTCCCGTTGTAAGGCAAGAAACATAATTGCAGTAAAGATATATGAACAAAGAAAGAGGGTTGCCCTATGAACTGTAGCAGCCGTTATGTCATCAAAGGGCAAAACCCGAAGGGCGGCAGAGCCTGGAGAACTGAGTATACGGGACAACTGGGCAAGAAGACGATAAAAAAGAATAGAAAAAAGCAGGGCAAGAAAGACGTAGCGTAATGGAGAGTAGTCAGTACCCGGCAGCATAAAAAAGAAAAGGAGAGCAGCCGTTGCGAAAACGAAAATATGGACCAGAGAGGGGATGGAGAGCATAAGGCCAGCGATAAAGCGCATGGGGCCGTCGAGTACTGGAATGGCTTTTTCTTGAAACTGTTTTCTGAAATTAGCAGTGAAACGACGGGTAAAGTATTCACTTCCCCAGGCGGCTCCAAATATTCCAAAAAGCATTGCCAGAGAAAGTATAAAATTTCCTAAACTCCCCCTGCCGACTTTTCTCGCAACTATGAGGTAATCGCCGGGAAAACTGCTAAGACGGGAAAGGAAACTGCTCGACTTTTTCTTTCTATTTTCACCTTCGTCCAGTAGATGGAGCCATTTGGCAGTCTTTCCAACAAGGCCGCCAGTTTTTTGTGGAGCACTGGTAGAGGGCGTAGGATTACTTGTGAGTTCTGATATCAGCAAACTGCGAACCTGTTCGTCGCTCATCTTGGCAAGAACAGAGCCAATCTGGTCTGGAGCAACTCCCTTAAGTCTTCCACTTTCAGCAGCTGTCTCTTCAACAGCTGCAAGGGGTGCTGGGGAGAGCATGGTAAGAGAGATTGCCAGCAGGCAGAAATAGAGAAAAATGCTATATCTTTTCATTATGGTTACACTATATATTTGACAGGTATAGTTGAGGTGGTATTATTTTTCTTTCGGTGGAAAAAGTCGTTCGCTGCTGCTCTGAATAACCTTATAAAACACCGGCACAAAGAGTACTGCCAGAAAAGTTGCGGCAATCATCCCACCAAAAACAGCGGTGCCAAGGGCCTGACGAGAGGCTCCTCCTGCCCCATTGGCGATCACAAGTGGGTAAACTCCTAAAATAAAGGCAAATGATGTCATAAGGATAGGGCGGAAACGGAGTCTTGCCGCTTCCATGGCCGCATCAAAAATGGACATCCCTTTTTTCTCACGTGCCTCAACTGCAAACTCTACAATGAGAATGGCATTCTTACAGGCAAGGGCAATGAGGAGCACAATACCTATCTGGGTGTACACATTGTTATCCATTTGACGTACCATGAGGGCGATTACGGTTCCAAGAAGTGCCAGCGGCACAGCAAGAATAACACCAATGGAGATTGACCAGCTTTCATACTGGGCGCAGAGTACCAGGTAGACAAGAGCGATGCAGATGGCAAAAATTGGGCCGGGATTGCCGGCATTTTTTTCCTGATACGACATGCCAGTCCATTCTGACCCCATGGAGTTTGGTAGAACACGTGCTGCCGTCTCTT comes from Desulfocapsa sulfexigens DSM 10523 and encodes:
- a CDS encoding SH3 domain-containing protein, with product MTTSQSVQVRSSQLRKSPSFLGKIISTVHYGDRLAVLETKDSWLKVDARGNQGWLHSSAMTTKEIVLKPHAGDISKAADSDEIALAGKGFNRQVEKKFRQRNANANFNMVDKMEKSSVSQEEIEAFLKAGNLHPTGGEV
- a CDS encoding mechanosensitive ion channel family protein — protein: MKRYSIFLYFCLLAISLTMLSPAPLAAVEETAAESGRLKGVAPDQIGSVLAKMSDEQVRSLLISELTSNPTPSTSAPQKTGGLVGKTAKWLHLLDEGENRKKKSSSFLSRLSSFPGDYLIVARKVGRGSLGNFILSLAMLFGIFGAAWGSEYFTRRFTANFRKQFQEKAIPVLDGPMRFIAGLMLSIPSLVHIFVFATAALLFFFMLPGTDYSPLRYVFLALLFSILFYRLLAQLSRILSSPGSAALRVLPFDDITAATVHRATLFLCSYIFTAIMFLALQRELGLSKTAVQSTAMIIATFLVFVIVLMIMRSRHYVANRILDKSDQNGTRNWVVEQFAQFWHVPTILYVLIIWIIMLGDQLTGVQRGNSAFLMSLTILPLFVIFNGLGQWIVRVSINTLRMYNHEDEDSASREIQASILVAKEKERKLYVTTSRFMSLSILVTLLVWTLSLWNVYIPYATNITKAVFQSLIAVALGLTVWKFSSSYIEKKILETMPVDEEKEENDDEWGGAATRGRSFTLLPMLRKFIASTLLVMVTLVILSSMGVDIGPLLAGAGVVGLAIGFGAQKMVSDVFSGFFYLLDDAFRVGEYIQAGSVSGAVESISLRNVMLRHHRGMLQIVPHSELGSITNFMRGGIIVKFNLEFSYDADIDQIRKIIKKVGQAMLADDEFKDDFIQPVKSAGVREITGSVMIIRVKFKAQPGTQFVIQREAYRRISEALAAKGIHYAHRKVIVELPETANITEENKKILEAGAAAALLQQQEEEKTNEKTKS